A single Prevotella sp. E15-22 DNA region contains:
- a CDS encoding carboxypeptidase-like regulatory domain-containing protein: protein MRKSLLISMVLFFGQLMAHAQTTRFEATVVDAVTRSHLPFASVYVGPEASTITNLDGEFVIDCAPDAMLHISYVGYRAVHVKASELKGVVTLKPNEHLLPDLVVTPVAPLINKICKETLTQMRNHKRKTSEFFYRQTAFADSTCYEFLEAFLSGGSGVALHDLQLMTGRYAGIVPDSSHFYSYFGNFYTFSEIVVAASYRSPSPDADLVPLFRNFKKYYKYSYRVIDDDGNRVFVIDFFPNPSSASKYATIGCTLFVDEKTLHLRRIVGQGYNFWVVTREPKMGRYHLKNQHLLPTSFLFDVNLTEERGFPEVQSVFVQSMHAFKGQKIITRSTLFNLSMNENVKKTSFFQRLFKKRKGRMRFDSQIQKVIDKQGYDSTFWDNNEIVRRTTVEQEVMKLFNNKHLFGVFR, encoded by the coding sequence ATGAGAAAAAGCTTGCTCATATCCATGGTGCTGTTTTTCGGTCAGTTAATGGCTCATGCTCAGACTACACGGTTTGAGGCTACTGTGGTCGACGCGGTGACCCGTTCTCACCTGCCTTTTGCCAGTGTCTATGTCGGTCCCGAAGCATCGACCATTACAAACCTTGATGGCGAATTTGTTATTGATTGTGCTCCTGATGCTATGCTGCACATTTCTTATGTGGGCTATCGTGCTGTTCACGTGAAGGCTTCAGAATTGAAAGGCGTGGTGACGTTGAAACCCAATGAACATCTGTTGCCAGACTTGGTGGTTACACCTGTGGCTCCATTGATTAATAAAATATGTAAGGAGACACTTACGCAAATGAGAAACCACAAACGTAAGACCTCTGAGTTCTTTTATCGACAGACGGCCTTCGCTGATAGCACGTGCTATGAGTTTCTTGAAGCTTTCCTCTCTGGTGGCTCTGGGGTGGCTCTTCACGATTTACAGTTGATGACGGGACGCTATGCGGGGATTGTGCCCGACTCATCTCACTTCTATTCATATTTCGGAAATTTTTATACTTTCTCGGAGATCGTGGTGGCTGCGTCCTATAGATCGCCTTCTCCAGATGCTGATTTGGTGCCGTTGTTCCGTAATTTTAAAAAATACTATAAGTATTCATATCGGGTTATAGATGATGACGGCAACCGAGTTTTTGTTATTGATTTCTTCCCCAATCCGAGTTCGGCATCTAAATATGCAACTATTGGTTGTACACTCTTTGTGGACGAAAAAACACTGCATCTGAGACGTATTGTTGGACAAGGGTATAATTTCTGGGTGGTAACGCGTGAGCCTAAAATGGGTAGATATCATCTCAAAAACCAGCATTTGTTGCCGACGTCTTTTTTGTTTGATGTGAATTTAACGGAAGAAAGGGGCTTTCCAGAGGTGCAGTCGGTCTTCGTGCAGTCTATGCATGCTTTTAAGGGGCAGAAAATCATCACTCGGTCTACATTGTTTAACTTGAGTATGAATGAGAACGTTAAGAAGACTAGTTTCTTTCAGCGCTTGTTCAAAAAGCGTAAGGGACGAATGAGGTTTGATAGTCAGATTCAAAAGGTGATAGACAAGCAGGGGTATGACTCTACTTTCTGGGATAATAACGAGATTGTTCGTCGTACAACGGTAGAGCAGGAGGTTATGAAACTCTTTAATAATAAGCATTTGTTCGGTGTTTTTCGTTGA